CGGTCGGCAGTGTGCACCCGGCCACGTCCGGCGAGCCGTACCTCGCCGTCGCCTTGACGCTGGACCCTGCCGTACTGGCAACGTTACTGACAGACCTGCCAAAACCTGTCGCACCGTCAGAACAGGAGGCCGGCTTCTCAGTGGCCGCGGTCACACCCGAGCTGATGGACGCCTGGGTGCGCATGCTGCGATTGATGGACCGGCCGGCGGACATCGCGGCCCTGAGCCCGGTGTACGAGCGGGAGATTCTCTATCGGGTTTTGCAAGGACCGCACGGCTGGATGCTGCGCGAGATTGCCGCGCCCGATACGGCCATGGCCCGTGTCAGCCTCGCGATCCAGTGGATTCGCCGCGCCTTCGCCGAGCCGCTGCGGGTCGAGGACATGGCCCGCACGGCGTCGATGAGCGTGTCAGCGTTCCACCGCCATTTCAAAGCCGTCACCACGCTCAGCCCCTTGCAGTATCAAAAACGCGTGCGGCTGCTTCAGGCGCGGACTTTGTTGGTGGCGAACGCTAAAAGCGTCACCAGCGCCGCGTTCGATGTCGGCTATGAAAGCGCTACCCAATTCAGCCGGGACTACGCCCGCGTTTTCGGTTTGCCTCCGGCCCGGGATGCCGCGCGGATTCTCGCGCAACTGCGCGGACGTGCCGACTGAGGACGCTTCGGTCCGACTGACTCTGTTTCTTGTCATCGCGTTGGCGAATGCGTGTACCGATCGATGCCATGAAAGCGCCGCCACTGGCCCCCACCCGACCATTGCGCATACCATGCTGCGACTTCAAACCGTCAGGTGTCTTCCATGATCAAAGCCAGCTTGCGAAGCCACCTGACACTCTGGTTTGCCGGTCTGTCGTTGCTCACGCTGATGAGTGTGGGTTTCTACGTGGGCCACATCGCCACCGAGCAAATGAAGCAGGCCAGCGGCAATGCGTTGTTGAGTACGGCAAGGTCGGCGGCCGAGCTATTGGGCGCACAACTGCATGAGCGTCAGCTCGAAGTGTCTCTGCTCAGTCGAGCGCCGTTATTCAAGCACGGCGACCTGGGCGATCCGGATATCTTGTCGTCGATGGAGCTGCGTTCGCAATCCCGTGCCGAGTACGCCTGGATGGGCGTGGCTGACGCCAACGGGCGTGTACGGCAAGCCGTGAACGGTCTTCTGGTCAATCAATCGGTGAAGGAGCGCCCCTGGTTCCAGGCCGGGTTGCGCGGTGCTTATACCGGCGATCCTCATGAGGCGGTCCTGCTGGCCAAACTGCTGCCCGGAACCGCCAGTGGCGAGCCTTTGCGCTTCATCGATTTCGCCGCGCCGATCCGCAATGCCGAGGGCCAGGTGATCGGTGTGCTGGGCGCCCATGCCCATTGGAGCTGGGCGACGCGGATTGTCGACGCGGCCGTGCTGCGCAAGGACATGACGCCCGAGGTGGAGGCGCTGATCGTCGACCACGACGGCAAAGTGCTCTATCCGGAAGCGCTCATGGGGCAACGTGTGGCGAACATGCCGGTCGCCCGGGAAAACCATTCCGACAACGCCGGCTGGTCAGTCGGCGACGGTTACCTGACCAGCGTGGTCGCGGTCCCCACGCCCTCGAGCACGGACCTGACGTGGTACATCGCGGTCCGCCAGCCACTGGATATCGCGCTTCAACCCGCACGTATCCTGTTTTACAAATTGCTGGTGTTGGGGGTCATTGCCGCCATCGTGTTTGCTCTGGTGGCGTACTACCTGGCGCTGTACCTCAGCCGCCCGATCGAACAGCTGGCAAAGTCAGCCAAACGGGTACAAAACCAACAACCGGGTGTGACGTTTCCGCGGGACCATTCGGTGCGAGAAATTGCCCAGCTGGGCCAATCCCTCCAGGGCATGACGGAGTCCTTGCTCGGCAAGGAGCGCGAGTTGCAGGAAGCCAATGCGTCGCTGGAAGCCACGGTCGCGCAACGCACCGCCGCCCTCACCCAGGCCAACGCCGATCTGTTGAAACTGGCCACCCACGACGCACTGACCGGCGTGTACAACCGGCGCCGATTCGACGAGAAACTGAATGAGTGCAACCTGCTGTTTCAACGAACCGGACGGCCCTTTGCGTTGCTGTTCATCGACGCCGACCACTTCAAGCAAATCAATGACACCCACGGCCACGCGATCGGCGATGAGGTGCTGCACCAACTCGCCCGGCTGATCCAGGACAACACCCGCGCCACTGACTTCGTGGCCCGTTACGGTGGCGAGGAGTTTGCGGTGCTGTTACCGGAAGTCGAGGAACCCGAGAGCCCCGAGGTCGTTGCCGAGAAGATTCGCGCCGCGATTGCCGCAGCCATTTTTGCTACGGTCGGGCACGTCACGGTCAGCATCGGCATTGGCCTGGCCGAGATATCGGACAGCAATACCACCGCGCTGATCAAACGCGCCGATCAACAGCTCTATCAGGCGAAGTGGTCGGGAAGGAATCGGGTGGCTCCGCAGGCTCGCGTGACGGAACGCCACTGACCTCCAGCTTCCACTGATGAAAACCCGGTTAAACCGCAAGGCTATTCACTTAAGAACATCTTCAGCTGAGAGACAACCTGTGGCGAGGGGACTTATCCCCTCGCCACAATTGCGCATCCGCAATCAAGACCGGGTATTGGGCTTACTGAACGTTTTTCAGCTTGACCACATCACCGGAGATCTTGGTGGTGTAGCCGGTCAGGACCCACGCCCAGAACCAGTTTTCCTGCACCTGGGTGTTGATCATCGCGTCACCGCCCTTGGCTTTGATCGCCGCGTTCTGAGCGCGAACAAAACGGTTGTTCTGCTGGATCGGGATCACGCCGAACAGCAGCAGGCCCGTGGCGCTCGCTTCACTGTGGCCCAGGACGGTGTATTGACTGCTTTCATAATGCTGGGTGTTCATCGGCGTGCCGGTGCAACCCGCCAGAACCAGACCGAACAGGGCTACTGCGACAACTTTACTAACGTACTTCACTGAAAAAGCTCCATGAGATATTGCCCGGGATCCATCTCTCGGGCGGCGCACACTCTAACGGATGAGGTGGCCAATTGGTATCAGCTAAAGCAGGTGATTGGCCGCCCCTTGGTTGGCGGCGGCTTTTGTTCGAGAGAGTGAAACGTCGCGCCTCAGCTCTGAGTTATCGCAGCCGGTGAATGCGCAGATGAAACAGGCTCGTCGTCCAGCTTGATAACATTGCCAGCATCGGCCCCAACCGCCGCCATGGGGATTGAAATGGCATAGCCGTAGAGATTGACTCACTGATCGGCATCAGTTCTTTGCTCATTTCACCGGTTTGGCACGCGCGGCAGCTCGCGAGAAGTTGAGCGCGACGGCAGCGTTAATCAACGCCTTCAACGCTTCCTCATCAATCTCATCGCCTTCATGCACATCAATCGCCCGTCGGGTATTGCCTTCAAGACTGGCATTGAAAAGTCCCGAAGGATCCTCCAGCGAAGCGCCCTTGGCGAAGGTCATCTTCACGGCGTTCTTGTACGTCTCGCCGGTGCAGATGATGCCCGCGTGTGACCACACCGGAACGCCCCGCCATTTCCATTCCTCGACCACATCGGGGTCGGCGTGCTGGATGATCGTTCGAATCCTGGCGAGCGTTTCGCCCCGCCAGTCACTCAGCTCTTTGATTCTCGCGTCTATCAGCGCAGAGGCGCCTTCGTCCTCTGCGTTCTTTGAGCCGATGGGTTCCTTGTTCATGAGATAACCGCCTCCTTCAGGATGGATTCGCCCGGTTCATGATAGATGGCGTTCACCCGCCTTTGAGGCGCGCTGACTGACGGCTTGCGTCCCTGACCGGTAATGACTGCAGTCAGTCATCAGAATCCAGTCAATGCCTGGCCATCAACCCATGTAACACCCCGACCCTTAAACCCGCTTCCGAAGGCGTCATTTGCGACAGGCCAAAAACCTTGAACGCGGCCAGCATGACCACCAGTCCGCCAGGCAAGCTATTCAGGCGATGGGGTTGCAAACCCGCCAGCCTGAGTTGATTGACCTGCCCCGCTTCAAGCAGGCGCAACGACAGGCGCAGCAGGCCGCCGTAGGTGATTCCGCCTTGGTCATCATCGTTCAAGCCGTTGGCCTTGAGGACTTTGGCGAGCATCCGCGCGGTGCCTGAAGAGCCGATGGCCTGCTGCCAACCCAGCGCCCGGTAACGATGTGCGACCTTTTCAAACTGCACCGTAGCGACGCGCTCGGCTTCCAGCAGGCCCTGAGCCGTAATGCAGCCTCCGTGAAAATAACGCATGCCAAAAGTGCTGCTGCCAATGGCAATGCTTTCGGTCAACAGGGGCTGTGCGCCCTGCCCCAGAATCAACTCGGTGGAGCCGCCGCCAATGTCCACCACGAGCCGCATACTCGCGGCACTCGGTGTCGTGTGGGCAACCCCGGCATACACCAGCCGGGCTTCTTCATGCCCGGAGATCACGTCAATCCGAAACCCCAGGTGACGCTCGGCGCTGGTCAAAAACAACTGGGCATTGTCGGCTTCGCGCACCGCGCTGGTCGCCACGGCCCGCACCCGTCCGGCCTCGAAGCCGCGCAGCTTTTTGCCGAATCGCGCGAGCGCCTGCCACCCTCGATCCAACGCCAACTCATCCAGCGCGCCGCCCTGGAATCCTTCCGCCAAACGGACGGGCTCGCGCAGGGTTTTGACTTCCTGGATCACAATCTGCTGGTTGCGTCTGACCGACTGGCCAATCATCAGGCGAAACGCATTGGAGCCCAGGTCAATGGCCGCAAACAGAGAGGCGTTCCCTTTCATGGTGGGGATTCCTGGCAGATTCATCAGCCCGCGGGCGGGTGCGCTGGGTATTGAAGATGGTTTGTGATGATCCTGCCATGCCTTAGGTGACACCAAGATGACACCGCCCCCCCCTGCGTCGCTGTGTATCACAGTGTGTACGGCTACCCTCTTGATACATGCGTTTTCACCGGGCCTGCGTTTCGACACAGGCCAGATACGTCGCCGCGTTCAAATGTTTTCAAGGTTTCAAGGGGCTCAGCCAGAACCCCTGGCCAACGCCTTGCAACGGAGACATCACCATGAAGATGGCAATGCAGAACAAAACCGGCATGACTCGTCGCCACCTGGTCAGCTCGTCGATCCTGGCATTCGCCCTGTTCGGCGCGCTCGGTGCGGCCCACGCACAAACGAGCGCCACCGTGCAGCCGGCGGCGGTCAAGGCCGACGCCGCTCAGGCCACACCCTCCCCGTTCGGCCCGCTGAAGCACATCAAGGCAGGGCTGCTGAACGTGGCCTACGCCGAAACAGGCCCGGCTGATGGTCCGGTGGTGATCCTTCTGCACGGCTGGCCGTATGACATTCACAGCTATGACGAAGTCGCCCCGCTGCTTGCAGCGAAGGGCTATCGCGTGCTGATGCCGTATGCGCGTGGTTATGGCGATACGCATTTCCTGTCCGATAAAACCCTTCGCAACGGCCAACCGGCCGCATTGGCCAGTGACGTCATTGATTTCATGGATGCGCTGAAGATCAAACAAGCGGTGCTCGGTGGCTATGACTGGGGCGCGCGTTCCGCCGGCATCGTCTCGGCGCTGTGGCCAGAGCGGGTCAAGGCGCTGGTTTCGGTCAGCGGCTATCTGATCGGTAATCAGGCGGCCGGCAAGAACCCGCTGCCACCCAAGGCCGAATTGCAGTGGTGGTACCAGTTTTACTTCGCCACCGACCGTGGTCGTGCCGGGTACGAGAAAAACACTCATGATTTTGCCAAGCTGATCTGGCAACTGGCCTCGCCAAAATGGGCGTTCGATGACGCCACGTTTGACCGCAGCGCCAAGGCCCTGGACAACCCCGACCACGTCGAGATCACCGTCTTCAATTACCGCTGGCGCCTGGGCATGGTCCAGGGCGAGCCTCAATACGAGGCGCTCGAACAGAAACTGGCCACGGCGCCCTCCATCAGCGTGCCGACCATCACCCTTGAAGGCGATGCCAACGGTGCGCCGCACCCAGCCCCCGAGGATTACGCCAAGCGCTTCACCGGCAAATACGAGTTCCGGCTGATCAGCGGCGGCATCGGTCACAACTTGCCGCAGGAAGATCCACAGGCGTTCGCCAAGGCGGTGATTGATGCTGATCACCTTTGAGGCCGATCTGAAATAGTCCTTTCACAACGACGGCTCGTTTGATCAACGAGCCGTTTTATGTTGGAAAAAATTCCGCCGACCCCGTTCTGAACATCATTCCAGCAAAGACACCAGACGCGGCTCCAGGGACGTTTCGAACACATCCAGCAGCGCCAGCGTCACCGGCAGCTTGAAACGCCGCCGCCCCGCACTGCCGGGATTGAGGTAAAGCCGGTCGCCACGCCACTCTATCCGTGGCTTGTGCGAATGACCGGTGATCACCAGCTTGATGGCTGAGTCGAGCGCGGCCGGGACATCGGCGACGTCATGCACCAGCAGCGTTTCCCATCCGTCGAGATCAAAACGAAGAAGGTCAGGAAGTTTTTCTGCCCACGGGGCGTCCAGGTCATTATTCCCGCGGACAACGTACAGCGCGGCGATAGCCTTGAGTTGATCGAGAATGTCGGCGTTGCCGATGTCGCCCGCGTGAATGATCCGCTCACAACCCGCCAGGGCAGCCAGGGCTTCGGCACGGAGCAAGCCGTGAGTATCGGAAATCACACCAACTTTCATGCGCCGCTCCAGATCAGGTTCAAGGATGAGTGACAGCTCCGTCCCGCAACGTCCGCCTGACCTCAGCCTGTATGGCATAAGCCGGCGCCTCCACCGCATTGAAATCTTGTGTATACCGCTGGGCAAATCCTTCTACCCCCCATTCCTGAAACTGCTGCACATGCTTGAGCTCGTGAGCCCAGAGCACGATGTTCTGCTCTGCGCTTTCAGCATCCCGGAAGAGGATGATGTCGATCAGCGTCACGGCACCGACATCGGGGTTTTGCAGCATGGCAGTGGCGGCGTTGAACTGGCCGCTATCGCTGACTTTGTAGCGCGCGGCATCGAGGACGACGGGATCGTACCAGCGCAGCAATTGCTCCCGGATGTGCGGTGGAATGGGTTGCAGGCCGGTGACGGCGGCGTCGGCGCGGGCCTGGGTCAGCCACAGCGCCAAGGCTGGCGCGGCGATCTGGTAAAGGTCATCCGTCAGTCCCATATCTGGCAGGCAGATGCAGCCGTCCAGGCACACTTGCTTCTCGCCAGCCGGGCAGGCGCCGGTCTGGGCTGGCACTTCAAGCGTCAGGCAAAGAACAACAAGCGCCACCAGGCGCGTGATGATGGACGGCATTGGACGCTCCAGGGACGGATGCGGCGCTAACAGTGAATCGGCGTGTCGGCAAA
This region of Pseudomonas mandelii genomic DNA includes:
- a CDS encoding metallophosphoesterase family protein, producing MKVGVISDTHGLLRAEALAALAGCERIIHAGDIGNADILDQLKAIAALYVVRGNNDLDAPWAEKLPDLLRFDLDGWETLLVHDVADVPAALDSAIKLVITGHSHKPRIEWRGDRLYLNPGSAGRRRFKLPVTLALLDVFETSLEPRLVSLLE
- a CDS encoding sensor domain-containing diguanylate cyclase; protein product: MIKASLRSHLTLWFAGLSLLTLMSVGFYVGHIATEQMKQASGNALLSTARSAAELLGAQLHERQLEVSLLSRAPLFKHGDLGDPDILSSMELRSQSRAEYAWMGVADANGRVRQAVNGLLVNQSVKERPWFQAGLRGAYTGDPHEAVLLAKLLPGTASGEPLRFIDFAAPIRNAEGQVIGVLGAHAHWSWATRIVDAAVLRKDMTPEVEALIVDHDGKVLYPEALMGQRVANMPVARENHSDNAGWSVGDGYLTSVVAVPTPSSTDLTWYIAVRQPLDIALQPARILFYKLLVLGVIAAIVFALVAYYLALYLSRPIEQLAKSAKRVQNQQPGVTFPRDHSVREIAQLGQSLQGMTESLLGKERELQEANASLEATVAQRTAALTQANADLLKLATHDALTGVYNRRRFDEKLNECNLLFQRTGRPFALLFIDADHFKQINDTHGHAIGDEVLHQLARLIQDNTRATDFVARYGGEEFAVLLPEVEEPESPEVVAEKIRAAIAAAIFATVGHVTVSIGIGLAEISDSNTTALIKRADQQLYQAKWSGRNRVAPQARVTERH
- a CDS encoding AraC family transcriptional regulator; the encoded protein is MENQLHELRTLAARAENRRTETGIPRVAMVQGAIPEHQLAAVYEPMINLILQGSKTITVGDRTLRYDPATYFVISIELPAVGSVHPATSGEPYLAVALTLDPAVLATLLTDLPKPVAPSEQEAGFSVAAVTPELMDAWVRMLRLMDRPADIAALSPVYEREILYRVLQGPHGWMLREIAAPDTAMARVSLAIQWIRRAFAEPLRVEDMARTASMSVSAFHRHFKAVTTLSPLQYQKRVRLLQARTLLVANAKSVTSAAFDVGYESATQFSRDYARVFGLPPARDAARILAQLRGRAD
- a CDS encoding DUF1801 domain-containing protein, with amino-acid sequence MNKEPIGSKNAEDEGASALIDARIKELSDWRGETLARIRTIIQHADPDVVEEWKWRGVPVWSHAGIICTGETYKNAVKMTFAKGASLEDPSGLFNASLEGNTRRAIDVHEGDEIDEEALKALINAAVALNFSRAAARAKPVK
- a CDS encoding alpha/beta fold hydrolase, whose translation is MKMAMQNKTGMTRRHLVSSSILAFALFGALGAAHAQTSATVQPAAVKADAAQATPSPFGPLKHIKAGLLNVAYAETGPADGPVVILLHGWPYDIHSYDEVAPLLAAKGYRVLMPYARGYGDTHFLSDKTLRNGQPAALASDVIDFMDALKIKQAVLGGYDWGARSAGIVSALWPERVKALVSVSGYLIGNQAAGKNPLPPKAELQWWYQFYFATDRGRAGYEKNTHDFAKLIWQLASPKWAFDDATFDRSAKALDNPDHVEITVFNYRWRLGMVQGEPQYEALEQKLATAPSISVPTITLEGDANGAPHPAPEDYAKRFTGKYEFRLISGGIGHNLPQEDPQAFAKAVIDADHL
- a CDS encoding Ppx/GppA family phosphatase encodes the protein MKGNASLFAAIDLGSNAFRLMIGQSVRRNQQIVIQEVKTLREPVRLAEGFQGGALDELALDRGWQALARFGKKLRGFEAGRVRAVATSAVREADNAQLFLTSAERHLGFRIDVISGHEEARLVYAGVAHTTPSAASMRLVVDIGGGSTELILGQGAQPLLTESIAIGSSTFGMRYFHGGCITAQGLLEAERVATVQFEKVAHRYRALGWQQAIGSSGTARMLAKVLKANGLNDDDQGGITYGGLLRLSLRLLEAGQVNQLRLAGLQPHRLNSLPGGLVVMLAAFKVFGLSQMTPSEAGLRVGVLHGLMARH
- a CDS encoding eCIS core domain-containing protein, translated to MPSIITRLVALVVLCLTLEVPAQTGACPAGEKQVCLDGCICLPDMGLTDDLYQIAAPALALWLTQARADAAVTGLQPIPPHIREQLLRWYDPVVLDAARYKVSDSGQFNAATAMLQNPDVGAVTLIDIILFRDAESAEQNIVLWAHELKHVQQFQEWGVEGFAQRYTQDFNAVEAPAYAIQAEVRRTLRDGAVTHP